Below is a genomic region from Equus caballus isolate H_3958 breed thoroughbred chromosome X, TB-T2T, whole genome shotgun sequence.
GATATTTCTGTTTCAGGTGGCAGGCGTTCGGCCTGGGTAAGGAACTGGTGTATTTGGACCCACTTCAGGGACTATTTCCCCATTACAGTAAGTGTCTCTTCCCCAGAGTCCCTCGTAGTTCCCAAAATATTGAGCACTTGTGCCAAAGGACTAGGGTTGTCCATAACGAGTATCCCGGAGAAGTCTTAGTGCAGGCTGGACATACTTCAGGACTCAGCATTGCCACTGGGCACTCACTGTTCTGCTAGGACACTTTGGACACCTTTGGCCTGACCTACCAGATGACGCAGGCAAAAACACGAATATAGTTCAGCGCAGTTTAAAAAACATTGATTGAAAGTCTACTCTGTACCATGTTTGGGGGACAGAGAAGTGAGTAGGATGTGACCTCTGCCATCAAGGAGCTCACATCTAATGGGGAGGACAGACGAGTACATATTTGTGGTTTGGTACAAGGTACACAAGTAGTTCAGATGAGGGGTAAGGAAAGGCTTCACAGACATGGTGATATCGAAGCAGGGTTTTTCAAAGTTCAATAAAAGTTACTTATGCAGACATTGGGAGGGGCATTGGGGGAGAAAGCACCAGGAAGAGGTTCAGAAATGTACTGCAATGTTGATCCTCTGAGCACTCTGGAGTAGACAAGAAACACTGCCCCTATTTTTAGAGCAGAGCTCACTGACCTTTCTCACATAACTGCAGTCGTAGAAGACGATACCATGCATAAAGTGCTCTAACAGAGTGGCTGAGACTACTTGCAACCACAGGCAAGAGGCCCAGCAGCTCTAGCTGCTCTAAACCCTGCCTGGTTTCCCAGAGGTTGAGGACCCTATCTCAGCCCCCTGAAACACACTTATGGCCTATCTGTTGAAAAGCTCCCCTTTAGAGAATGTCCTGATCCCTGAAGTGTCTTCCCCCTTGCCTCCCCACGTGATCTCATTTCACCACCTCTGGTGTTTCTCTCCATGGCTGCAGATGCTGAAGACTAAAGACCTGTCACCTAAGCACAACTACCTCATGGGTGTTCACCCCCATGGCATCTTGACCTTTGGCGCCTTCTGCAACTTCTGCACTGAGGCCACAGGCTTCTCGAAGATCTTTCCAGGCATCACTCCCCACTTGGCCACACTGTCCTGGTTCTTCAAGATCCCCCTTATTAGAGACTACATCATGGCCAAAGGTGCTTCTGACCATACTTCCTGGAGCTTCTGGCTCATTCCTCTGCTTGGAGATGCACCCTTTTAAGCCACATCCCCTACCTCTCAATCCCATCTCAccctttctcccccaccccccatcatcATAGCATAGTGATTAGAAGCATATGTTCTGGAGCTAAattgcctgggtttgagtcctggctctgccacttactatgcAGTCATGGGCAAACTACTGAGCCTCTattggtctcagtttcctcatccgtaaagtAGTGCTGATGATAATAGTCCAATCTCAGATGTGATGTGATGAGTAAATGAGGTAATACAAGTGTTCAATATAGTGCCTTCCACagagtatgtgctcaataaataaaagcTGTTGCTGTTAATGgcaatagaagaaaagaaaagggtagAATTATTGTTGGGATTCAGAAAGTCCTCTGGTTACCCATCCCACTGAAAACCTTTCTATTGTTGTTTCAACCCAGTGCCTCCTGAGAAGTGGAGATATTGCCTCAAAGTGAAACGTGTTGTGTTTGCCCacagccttctcttctccatACCCTTTGCCCCATCTCATTGACCCTCCTCCTAGGACCCATGGGAAAGAGGGAACACAAACAAGCCAGTGAGGAGTAGAGCAGAGGGTGTTCCCTCTCAGccattttctcctctcctgaTCATtttgctcctctctctgctccttgatTCTCTCCAGGTGTGTGCTCTGTGAGTCAGTCAGCTATCGATCACCTGCTGAGCCACGGCACTGGCAACCTCGTGGGCATTGTagtgggaggggtgggagaggccCTGCAAAGTGTGCCCAACACCACCACCCTCATCCTCCAGAAGCGCAAGGGGTTTGTGCGCACAGCGCTCCAGCATGGGTAGGTGTTCCTCCCACGGCAGAGGGGGTGGCCTTCTTTAAGCAGCATGACCTGGTTGGCGATGCCAAGATGAATCAGACATGAATCTTGACCTCATAGAACTACCTAGTAAGTAGCAGAGATGACCTTAGGATTTCCAAAAAGGTTTAGGTTAGCCACTCCTTCTGAGCTAGCTGAACAAGTTCCCAGGAGGCCAAACCAGAAACCCAGATTCTTCAttatcggggggggggggggggttcctgATTCATTATCAGCCAGGGCTCCCTTAGTATATAGATGACTCTCACATTATCTCTATCAACATTGATATCTACATCTGTCTGTTAATGGTAAGTTCAAGAGGGAGTACAGTATGGTGAGTATGCACgtaggctctggagtcaggggCCTGATTTAAAATCCTGGCCCCATGACTTACCGTGCACTCTGGGACAGGTTACTCAACCGTTCTGAGCCTTGGTGTTTGCATCTTCATAATGTGGCTActaataatggtacctacttcGTAGGATTATTGTGGGGTTTAAATGAATTCATTCACATGTAACACCTaccaagtgcctggcacacagtaagcaatGGATAAATGTTAGTCACTCTGACTTAGGGATAAACAGTGGGGGCAAAGAGCAGGAGCCCAAGGGTGGAGCTGTGGGGTGTCCCATCAGGTTAGTAGGCTAGCTCACTGGATACAGGGACAATTGTCCTATTGCAGACTCAGAGAAGAGGGAACTATTTCTTCTAAGGACCTTGTCTGAATGGCTTGTTCATCAGTTTGGAGCATAATGTAGGAGAGAGTTCCGGGCTGTGAGGAAGAAGTCCTGGGTTCTAGTCCAGGTCCTGCCACTCACTGACTGCTTGAGTGACCTTCCCCCTTGAGAACCTGGGCTTCTGGATCtgtaagataaagaaaataaccCCCTACTGTGTCTTCCACTGTCTCTGTTGTGAGGAACCAGTAAGGTAACATATGTCAGAATTCTGAGATCATTATTAGTAACTCACAAAGAGTTGAATGAGAGAGACTGTGTTCTCTTTACTCTTCTCTCACAGGAAGACTTAAGGAGCCTGTTTCTCTCCCTAGGGCACTGTCAGGGTGAATTCCCACGGCCTGTGGGAGGGAAACAACCTTTCTCTGCTCTAATTCCAAGACTCAAGGACAGAATTACCTTATACATAGTCCCTGTGGGTGAGGGACATGTCATATATACACATCTGGGCAGAATCATCGTCATCGTCTCTGTGCTTCCTGCTAGTAGAAACAGAGTCAGATGTTCCCCTCCTTGACACCTCCTGGAAGCTTTTCTTTACATGATGTAGGTCTCGGGAGATCTCTGCCcaaactccttttccttttctgcaccCCCATATCTTGCCCTTGTGATCCTGGACTAGAGATAGCCTTGAAAATTTCAGGACAAAAAACACTCAATATGGGAGCCCTATTTAGTGCAAGAAAAAATGCTTTATGTCACGGGGATTTTATAATAGATGGGAGCCTGGCCATGAGCAAATGTTCTTCTTACCCTAGCCTGTGTTTGGGAAATAAATCGGGGTTTTCCTACAGGGCTCATCTGGTTCCCACCTTCAGTTTTGGAGAAACCGAGATCTTTGATCAGGTGCTGTTCCATAAAGACAGCAGGATGCATAA
It encodes:
- the AWAT1 gene encoding acyl-CoA wax alcohol acyltransferase 1 isoform X2; translated protein: MRSRLSEASRGWCHLWLEHCSEIFTFLRLLGTMPYFKQPKHFQTLTVVQWPLSYIVLFWILQPLFIYLLLTSLWLLPALYFTWLFLDWKTPERGGRRSAWVRNWCIWTHFRDYFPITMLKTKDLSPKHNYLMGVHPHGILTFGAFCNFCTEATGFSKIFPGITPHLATLSWFFKIPLIRDYIMAKGVCSVSQSAIDHLLSHGTGNLVGIVVGGVGEALQSVPNTTTLILQKRKGFVRTALQHGAHLVPTFSFGETEIFDQVLFHKDSRMHKFQNCFRRIFGFYFCMIYGRGFRQGSTGILPYPLPIITVGEWKKM